A part of Populus alba chromosome 8, ASM523922v2, whole genome shotgun sequence genomic DNA contains:
- the LOC118042366 gene encoding uncharacterized protein produces the protein MAAATMATAAGAALLLYYILIRRLAAAKGGDLSKSRSGRRIPRRLVQAPATWLETISTLSETLRFTYSETLGKWPIGDLAFGINYLLRRQGNLQVASVYAGSNSVQLKGPEIIADMYDLLRLLTLCMYFSKKPFAVFLELAGFSQEDVLIQKPKAGLLKPAFTIIHDRSSKHFLLLIRGTHSIKDTLTAATGAVVPFHHSVLHDGGISNLVLGYAHCGMVAAARWIAKLISPCLLKALGEYPDHKIKIVGHSLGGGTAALLTYILREQKEFSSSTCVTFAPAACMTWDLAESGKHFITTVINGSDLVPTFSAASVDDLRSEVTASSWLNDLRDQVEHTRVLNVVYRSATALGSRLPSIASAKARVVGAGAFLLPVSRSTQVVMKRAQDVAQAVVRTRSSLTSWSCIGPRRRSVGPTINSNSEDLPEGTLVSGNSEAHATEVQTKDSVQIKLESNASSGSGHDDAEEDEPLLSDNRVIPSSVIEEVTEGQLWYELERELQRQDSEVDIQAQEEEAAAAKEIIEEEDVLANAAEAKNPITSEDLSESQLLYPPGRIMHVISISSSDTTNLELDGPTEEHIGLYETPRELYSKIRLSRTMINDHYMPMYKKMMELVIQELENDEDCSCAMLQD, from the exons ATGGCGGCTGCGACAATGGCGACGGCAGCGGGAGCGGCGCTGCTGCTTTATTACATATTAATCCGGAGACTAGCGGCAGCGAAGGGCGGTGATTTATCGAAATCGAGGTCGGGGAGGAGGATCCCCAGAAGACTGGTACAAGCGCCTGCCACTTGGCTGGAAACAATATCAACGTTATCAGAGACGCTTAGGTTCACTTACTCTGAGACTTTAGGAAAATGGCCCATTGGTGACTTGGCTTTTGGCATCAATTATCTCTTAAGAAGACAG GGTAATTTGCAAGTTGCAAGTGTATATGCTGGTAGTAATTCTGTACAGTTGAAAGGTCCGGAAATCATAGCAGATATGTATGATCTATTGAGATTGTTGACCCTTTGCATGTATTTTTCAAAGAAGCCATTCGCAGTCTTTTTGGAGTTGGCTGGATTCTCTCAGGAGGATGTTCTTATTCAGAAGCCAAAAGCAGGG CTTCTGAAGCCTGCTTTCACAATTATACATGATAGAAGCTCAAAACATTTCCTTCTACTGATTCGTGGTACTCATAGCATCAAAGATACACTAACAGCAGCAACTGGTGCAGTGGTCCCTTTTCACCATTCGGTTTTACATGATGGTGGGATAAGTAATTTAGTTTTAGGATATGCACACTGTGGAATGGTTGCTGCAGCTCGTTGGATTGCCAAACTGATCTCCCCTTGCCTGCTTAAGGCACTTGGTGAATATCCTGACCACAAAATTAAG ATTGTTGGGCATTCACTTGGTGGTGGTACTGCAGCATTATTAACATACATTCTTCGAGAACAAAAGGAGTTCTCTTCTAGCACCTGTGTCACATTTGCCCCAG CTGCATGTATGACATGGGATTTAGCTGAATCAGGCAAGCATTTCATTACTACTGTCATCAATGGATCTGATCTGGTGCCTACATTTTCTGCTGCCTCTGTTGATGATCTTCGCTCTGAG GTCACAGCATCTTCATGGCTAAATGATTTGAGGGACCAGGTTGAGCATACTAGAGTCCTAAATGTTGTTTATCGCTCTGCCACTGCACTGGGTTCTCGTCTACCATCCATAGCTAGTGCGAAAGCCAGGGTTGTTGGTGCAGGTGCATTTCTGCTACCCGTCTCCAGAAGCACACAG GTTGTGATGAAGCGAGCACAAGACGTTGCCCAAGCTGTCGTCAGAACACGCTCATCCCTGACATCATGGTCGTGTATAGGCCCACGTCGACGTTCCGTGGGCCCAACAATAAATTCCAATTCAGAGGATTTGCCTGAAGGGACTCTAGTATCTGGAAACTCTGAAGCTCATGCTACTGAAGTCCAGACAAAAGACTCAGTGCAGATCAAACTTGAGAGTAATGCAAGCAGTGGTTCAGGTCATGATGATGCCGAGGAAGATGAGCCACTTTTATCGGACAACAGAGTCATACCTTCATCAGTCATAGAAGAGGTTACTGAAGGTCAATTGTGGTATGAACTGGAGagggagcttcaaaggcaagatAGCGAAGTTGATATCCAAGCACAGGAGGAAGAAGCTGCTGCAGCAAAAGAAATTATTGAAGAGGAGGACGTTCTCGCCAACGCAGCTGAAGCAAAAAATCCCATCACTTCGGAGGACCTGTCAGAGAGCCAACTGTTATATCCTCCTGGCAGAATCATGCATGTCATTTCCATATCTTCCTCAGATACAACCAACTTAGAACTCGATGGACCGACGGAAGAACATATAGGTTTATATGAGACTCCCAGAGAACTGTACAGTAAGATACGACTTTCAAGAACGATGATCAATGATCATTACATGCCTATGTATAAGAAGATGATGGAATTAGTAATCCAGGAACTGGAAAACGATGAAGACTGTAGTTGTGCTATGTTAcaagattaa